The Bosea sp. AS-1 region CTGCGAGGAGATCGACTGGCCGAAATCGCCGTGCAGGACATTGCCGATCCAGATGCCGAACTGGATCGGAAGCGACTGGTCGAGTCCGAGTCGGGCGCGCAGATCGGCCAGGCTCGCTGGCGTCGCCAGGTCGCCCAGCATCAACTGGGCCGGGTCACCCGGAATCAGCCGGATCAGGACGAACACCGACACCGCGACGATCAGCAATGTCGGCAACGCCATCCCGATCCGCGTCAGCGCGAAACGAAACATCGAAGGCCCTCCCAAGCCTCAGCGCCGGCCCCGTGCGATGCCGGGGCCGGCCGTGCCGCCTTACTTGGCGACGCTCACTTCCCAAAGCCGCAGCTGCGACGCCCAGGGCGTCACGCCGGTCACGCGCTTGTTGTGGGCGATGATGTCGAGGTCGTTATGGGTAAAGATGGTCGGCACCTGCTCGATGAAACGCTTGTGCAGTTCGTCGAAGATCTTCTGACGCTCAGCGGTATCGGTCACCACCATCGACTTCTGGATCAGGGCGAGCGCTTCCGGGTCCTCCCAGATCTTGCGCGGCTGCTTGTCCTTGGGGCCGGAGATCTGTTCGAAGCCCAGAGCGGGGTCGAAGCGGGCCGAATAGGAGAAGGCCTGCATCTGGTAGTTGCCCTTGTTGTAGCGGTCGAGCTGCGTCGCCCATTCGAGCATTTCGATCTCGGCGTTGATGCCGGCCGCCTGCATCATCGCCTGGGCAATGACGGCGGTGTTGAAGCTCGGTGCGCTGGAGCGCTTGTTGGCGAGGATCACGATCTTCTCGCCCTTGTAGCCGGCTTTCTGGAGCAGCTCCTTGGCCTTGGCGGGGTCGTATTTGAAGCCCTGCTTCTCGACGTCACCGTAATACTTCGAGGTCATGTAGACCGGCGAGTTGTTGGGCTTGCCGAGGCCGTTCGAGACATTGGCGACGAGCTCGGGGAAATCGATCGCGGCAGCGATCGCCTGGCGCAGGGCCTGGTTCTTCATCACCGGATCGCGGGTCTGGATGATCAGGCCGTGCCGAACCGGGTTCGGAGCGATGGCGAGCGCGAGATTAGGGGCATTCTTGAGGTCGGGCACGTCCGATTCCGGCATCAGCGCCATGTCGAGCGAGCCCGCGAGCAGGCCGGCCTTTACCGTCGCTGCATCGGGGATGACCATGAAACGGGCTTCCTTCACCAGCGGGCGCTTGGAGCCGATATAGCCGTCACGCTTGTCACCCTTGGGCGAGACATACTGGTCGAAGGCGAGGAGCTGGACCGACTGGCCGCGCTTCCATTCGCCGAGCATGAAGGGGCCGGTGCCGATCGGCTTGTCCCAGCTGCCGTCGGCCTTCACCGAATCCTTGTGGAGCACGGCAGTGTCGCCGCAATCGGCGCGGGCGAGCGAATCGAGGAAAAGCCCGTTCGGCTTGTCGATCTCCATGACGAAGGTGTCAGCGTCAGGCGCTGTGGCCGAGACGATCTTGAGGCCGTTGCGCCCGTCGAAATCCGACACGCAGCGCCAATCGGTCTTCGGATCCATGTAGCGGTTCCAGCTCCACAGCACGTCGGCCGAGGTCATGGTCGCGCCGTTGTGGAACTTCACACCCTTGCGCAGATGGAAGGTGTAGGTCTTGCCGTCCGGCGAGATGTCGACCTTCTCGGCCAGCAGCGGGCCGACCGAGCCGTCTTCGGCATAGCCGACGAGGCCCTCGACCATGTGGAGGACGACTGCATCGGTGTTGCCGTCCCGGTTCACACCAGGATTGGTCGAGCGGATGTCGGCGTTGAGCACGGCGGTCAGTGTTTGCGAGTGGAGCGCGCCGCCCGAGAGGGCGAGCGCGAAGGCTGAAACGAGCAGACGGTTCATGATCATTCCCCTGTTGTCGTGTTCGACATTCTTGTTGGCGAACTGAATGGCGGCGGCGGTCAGGCCGCCTTGCGGGCGCTGCGGAGCTTCGCCAGCTCGCCGGCGAAGAAGTCCTCCACGACAGGCACGACCTTCAGCCCATCATGCGGCGTGTTGGGGACGAGGTCGAAGCGTACGCCGATGCCGTGCTGCTGGAAGGAATCGCGCAGCGTCGCCAGCCGCTCCGGCCGCGTGGCGCCGGCGTGGTTGGCATCCGGCATCCAGTTGCGGCCGCCGGGCTTGTGGGTGATCTCCCAGGTCTCCAGATCGGCCGCGCCGACCACCATCTGCACCGCGACCTTCTGCATCGCGGGGATGTTCGGCTCCTGGCCGAAGAGCGCGGCGAGATTGCGCGTTCCGACCCACCAGTCGCGGGTGGGATCGAGCAGGGTCACCGAGCCGGGTGCGCCGATCGAGACGCCCCAGAGCTTGTGCGGCTGCAGCAGCAGGAAGCGATGAGCGAAATGGCCGCCGCCGGAATAGCCGAATAGGCCGAAGCGTTCGAAGGCGATGCCATAGCGGTCGGAAATCTCTTCAATGATGGCGAGCAGCACATGGTCGTAACGCAGCTCGCCTTCGCGCATGTACTTGAAGCCATCGCGGTTGCCGTCGCCCATCACGCCGATCGGGAAGAGCGGCGCCAGGATGATGCAGTTGTTCCAGCGTGCGAAAGCCGAGAAGGCATCGCGGTAGCCGGTGAAGCCGCGGCCGGTGCCGTGCATGGCGACGATCAGCTCAGGCTTCTCACCGGTCTTGCCGAGGTTCGGTGGAACATAGAGGCAGTAGGCGAAGCGGGGATCGTGCTTCGCGGCATAGATCGACGTCGGCCCGTATTCGTAGAGCGCCTTGGCGCGAGCCGCGGCGCCGCCATCCTGCTTGTCGCTCTGTTCCGCCATGACACTCACCGGCGATCTCCTGTTGCAACATAATTGGCGCCAATTATGTTGCATGTTGTGGATTGCTTCGCAACCGCGTTCTGTCGTTCCGCCTGAATCCTGCTAGAGAGCCTTCGATGCCGTCCAAGCGGAAAACCGGAAAAGCCGCCACGCGCCGTGCCGCTCTCGCCACCGAGATCGCGCAGGCGATCCGGTTGCGCATGTTTCGGCCGGGCGAGTGGTTGAGGCAGATCGATCTCGAGGAGCGCTTCGAGGCGACGCGCTTCGATGTGCGCAGCGCCCTCGACGAACTCGCCGTGCGCAAGACCATCGAGCATGTCCCGAACCGGGGCTATCGCGTCGCCGAGATCGACTACAAGACCTATGAGGAGATCCAGGCGATCCGGATCATCCTCGAAACGGCGGCGGCGGCGGGCGTCGTCGCAAGGATCGACGATGCGAGCATCGCGCGGCTGGCGGAGCTCGCGGTGCAGTTCTCGGCCGCGGTGCTGACCGGCAGCCGCATGGAGCAGAGCGAGATCAACCGCGGCTTTCATCAGCTCATGTATTCCTTCTGCGGCAATGCCGTGCTGGAGGAAACGATCTGGGGCTTGCGCGATCGGGCGCGGGGATCCCGCACCACGGTCTGGAGCTCGCATGAGGCGCTGCTGCGCAGCGATGAAGAGCACCGGCAGATGGTGCAGGCCCTGAAGCTGCGTGATGCAGGGCGGCTCGCCGCCCTGATCGCGACCCATGTCGACAAGGGCGGCACCTCGGAACCGGCCGCGATCGCGCTGGGGTGATCCGCCGGCGCCTTGGCGGGAGGCCAGCACCCAGCGCGGAGAGGCCGAGCCGTTATTCGCCGACCGTGACCTCCCAGGCCCGCGGCAGCGAGCTGACCGTCGAGACATAGCCTTTGGTCTTGGTGCTCATCGCGCCACCGACGATGCCATTGTAGAGCATCACCATCGGGACTTCGGCGAGGAAGCGCTTGTGCAACTCGTCGAAGATCTTCTGACGCTCGGCACGATCGTTCAGCACCATCGATTTGTCGAGCAGAGCCTGGACCTCCGGATTGTCCCAGAGCTTGCGCGGCTGCTTGTCTTTCGGACCGGTCATCGAGTCGTAGCTCAGCGCCGGATCCATGCGGCCTGAATAGGGGAAGGCCTGCATCGTGTAGTTGCCCTTGCTGTAGCGGTCGAGCTGTGTCGCCCATTCCAGCACCTCGATCTCGACGTTGAGGCCAACCGCCTGGAGCATCTGCTGGGCGACCACGGCGGCATCGAAGCTCTCGGGGTAACGCTTGTTGGCGAGCATCACGATCTTCTCGCCCTTGTAGCCGGCTTCCGCGATGAGCTTCTTGGCGGCGGCGGGGTCGTATTTCCAGCCCTGCTTTTCGACCGGGCCGTAATAGGCAGAGAGCATCGGGACGATCGAGTTGTTCGGCGTGCCGATGCCGTCGGTGATGGTGGCCACCAGCTCCTTGGCGTCGATCGCCGCAGCGATCGCCTGGCGCAGCTTGACGTTCTGCAGCAGCGGGTCGCGCGTCTGGATGATCAGGCCGACGAGGCCCATGCTGCTGACGACCGAGGTCCTGACCTTGTCGTTCTTCTTCAGCTCAGCGATGTCGGTGTTGGCGATGTCGGGCACGATGTCGATGTCGCCGCGCAGCAGCGCCGCCTTCGCCGTCGCATTGTCTGGGATGACCAGGAAACGCACCTCGTCGACCAGCGGCTTCTTGGCCCCGGTCAGCCCGTCGATCTTGCCGGATAGTGCGGCATAGTCGGCGAAGCGCTCCAGCCGGATGTACTCGCCGCGCTTCCATTCCGCGAGCTTGAACGGGCCGGTGCCGATCGGCTTGTCGAAGGAGCCGTCGGCCTTGACCGAATCCTTGTGCAGGATGCCGGTCATGGCGCAATCGGTGCGGGCGAGCGAGGAGAGGAAGAGCGCGCTCGGCTTGTCGAGCTGGAACAGAACGGTCCTGTCGTCCGGCGCCGAAACCTTCTCGACCTTGACCTGGCCGCGACCGTCGAACTCCGACAGGCAGCGCCAGTCGGTTTTCGGGTCCATGTAGCGGTTCCAGCTCCACAGTACGTCGGCAGCGGTGAGTGGGGCGCCGTTATGGAATTTCACGCCATGGCGCAGCGTGAAGCTGTAGGTCTTGCCGTCGGGCGAGATGTCGATCTTCTCGGCCAGCAGCGGTTTCGGCAGGGCGTCCTCGCCATAGGCGACGAGGCCTTCGACCATCTGCACGATCACGCCGTCGGTATTGGCGTCGCGGTTGACGCCCGGATTGATCGAGCGAATATCGGCGCGCAGCTGGATGCGCAGCGTGCTCGCCTCGGCGATTTGGCCGAGGCCGCCGCACAGGAGTGCGGCGGCGAGGGCAGTAGCGGTGGTTCGACGCATCATGTTCCCCTGTTGTTTTTCGGTTGTGACGCGGTGAGGGAGCCGGATTATTCGGCAGCTTCGGCGAGCAGGACGGGGTCCTCGGTCAGGCTGTAGCGGGTGAAGACGCGGTTCTGGGCCGGCAGGGGCGCGACCTCCATGATCCCCATCGCCGGCTGCATGATCACCATCGCGACCGTCGCCGAGAGATTGCCCTGTTCGTTCGGACGGGCCGGGCGGCAGACCGAATAGGGCGAGAGGAAATCGTCGAAGAGGGCCTGCTTGAGATCGCCGACGGTGAGCTTGCGGCCGGCTTCGTCGAGCAGCTTGCGGACGCGCCAGTCACGGTAGAAGCTCTCCGGCACGCGCGGGATACCGGTATCCTTGATCTTGGTCAGTGCGATCTGACCGACCCAGTGATTGGCGTGCACGATCATGCCGTCCTGCGGATAGAGCGGGAAGGCTTCGTCGGGGGCGCATTCGAAATCGATGCCGAAGCCCTTCACGGTCGAGAGCATCATGTTGTTCGAGCAGGCCTTCGGCGTGGTGGCCACGGCCTTGATCGCGAAGGCGAGGTGCTCCTGCTCCAGCACCTTGCGGCGGATCAGGGCGAGCGGCACGCCTCCTTGCGTGAAGTCCCGCTCGGATTCGAGATAGTTCGCGGTGATCGAGATGCCGGCTGCGTTCATGCCGCAGCGGGCGAGGCCGCCGGCCTCGACGAAGGTCAGGAAATCCGGACCGTCGTCGCGGCGCACGCGCAGCACGATCGCCGTCTCGGCGCACTCAGCCCGCCAGTCCCAGTTCTGCCCGTGGATCAGTTCGCCCGAGGCACTGCGCTCCGGCAGGATGATCGCGCCGGTGCAGCCATCGTCGAGCTCTTCCTTCGCTTCGACCGGCTTGTTCTTGACGAGCCGCGCCTTGGCGATGACCTCGGTCCGGGCATTGACCATGACGATGTCTTCGAGCGCGACGCCGGCGCCATCCGCGATGCCGCGCATCTCCTCGATGTAACGCGCGCCGAAAGCCTCGATCTCCTTGGCGAACTCGGCGATCAGCGCCGATTTCGCCGCAGCATCGTAACCCAGCCCGCCGAGCTGGCCGCCATAGAGCTTGATCGAGCGCTTCACCCGCTGCGGAACGGCGGCGCCGTGCTGACGACCGCGTTCGTAAGGCGTGCCCGAGACATCGACGAAGGGGCAGGGCTGGACCATGGCGGGGGCCTTTCCGGTATGCTGGCCGAGGATTATGCTGTATTGTATTTCATTACAAACTAAAACAATCAAGGCTCTTCAATGACGATGCCGACACGGCTGCAGCAGGAGATTGCCGAGCGCATCCTGCAACTCGTGCGCGACGATGCGCTCGCGACGGGTGCCTGGCTCAACGAGAATGCGACGGCGCGGCGCCTTGGCGTTTCGCGCACGCCGGTGCGCGCCGCGCTCGATCATCTGGCCGAGCAGGGGGTGGTGCGGCGCCACCTCAACAAGGGCATCGAGATCCTGAAGCTGCCGGCCGCGGGCGACAGTGTCCTGCCGCCGGAGGAGATCGACCTTGCCATGGTCCGGCTCGCGCATGAGCGCGAGAACGGGCTCCTGCCGGACGAGGTCTCGGAGCTCGAGGTGATGCGGCGTTACGAGCTTGGCCGACCGGAAGCGCAGAAGCTGCTTGCTCGCCTGGCCGATCTCGACATGGTCGAGCGCAAGCCGGGCTATGGCTGGCGCTTCCTGCACGAGCCGCGCGACCAGCGCCTGCGCGAGGAAAGCTATCGTTTCCGCCTGATCATCGAGCCAATGGCGATGCTGGAGCCCGGCTTCCATCTCGATCCCGGCTGGATCGCCGAGATGCGGGCGCGCCATGCCGAGACCCTGCGACAGCCCTGGCGCGAATCGTCGAGCATCGCCTTCTACGAAATGAATGCCGATTTTCACGAAGGCTTGGCTGCGGCCACCGGCAATCGCTATTTCCATTCGGCTGTGCGGCGCCAGAACCAGCTCAGGCGCCTCTCGAACTATGACTGGGACCATGGCTTCGAGCGGGTGCAGGTGAACTGCACCGAGCATCTGGGCATGCTGGACCATCTGGAAGCGGGCGAGAACGAGGTCGCTTCGGCGCTGATGCGCAGCCATCTGCTGCGCGCAAGCAAGCTCAGGCCGCCCGCGAAACCGGGCAAGTCGGTCGATTGAACGGCGTCCGGACCGTCATGGGATGACCGCCCTGCTGCAGAACCGGTTGACCCGGCGCCGAATTGCGCGAGCAATGGCGGAAATCCCGAATCCGATAGGTCGAGTGCCATGACTGTCCACCAGCGTCCGCAAGCCATTGATTCCGCCAAGCTCGACAAGCTGGCCGAGGTCGCCATCCGTATCGGCCTGAACCTGCAGCCGGGGCAGGACTTGTTCCTGACCGCTCCCGTTGCCGCGCTGCCGCTGGTCCGGCGGATTGCCGAGCACGCCTACAAGGCTGGCGCCGGCATCGTCACGCCGCTGCTCTCCGATGAGGAGATCACGCTGGCGCGCTACCGCAACGCGCCGGATGCGAGCTTCGACAAGGCGCCGGGCTGGCTCTACCAGGGCGTGGCCAAGGCCTTCAGCGAGAACACGGCGCGGCTCGCCATCGTCGGCGACAATCCGATGCTGCTCGCCGACGAGGATCCCGCCAAGGTCGGCCGTGCCGCGAAGGCGAATTCGCTGGCCTATCAGCCGGCGCTGGAAAAGATCGCCGGCTTCGACATCAACTGGAATATCATCGCCTATCCGAGCGCGGCCTGGGCGAAGCAGGTTTTCCCGGACGATGCCGAGGAGGTCGCGGTTGGCAAGCTGGCCGAGGCGATTTTCGCCGCCTCGCGCCTCAATGAAGCCGATCCGGTCGCGGCGTGGAAGGCGCATAATGCGGCGCTGCGCAGCCGGCGCGATTGGCTGAACGGCCAGCGCTTCGCCTCGCTGCATTTCACCGGGCCGGGCACCGATCTGATCGTGGGTCTCGCGGACGGGCATGACTGGCAGGGCGGGGCCTCGCCGGCCAAGAACGGCATCGTCTGCAATCCGAACATCCCGACCGAGGAGGTCTTCACCACGCCGCATGCCCGCCGGGTCGAAGGCTATGCGTCGAGCACCAAGCCGCTCTCCCATCAGGGCTCGCTGATCGACGAGATTCGTGTGCGCTTCGAAGGCGGCCGGATCGTCGAGGCCAAGGCTTCGCGCGGCGAACAGGTGTTGAACAAGGTGCTCGATACCGACGAGGGCGCGCGCCGGCTCGGCGAAGTGGCGCTGGTGCCGAACTCTTCGCCGATCTCGAAGAGCGGCATCCTGTTCTACAACACGCTCTTCGACGAGAACGCCTCCTGCCATATCGCGCTGGGGCAGTGCTACTCGAAATGCTTCGTCGATGGCGCCAGCCTCACGCTAGAGCAGATTGCGGCGCAGGGCGGCAACAAGAGCCTGATCCATATCGACTGGATGATCGGCTCGGGTGAGGTCGACATCGACGGCATCCATGCCGACGGGCGCCGCGTGCCGGTGTTCCGGAAGGGCGAGTGGGCCTGAGGCGCCTGCTTCGCGTCAGGAAAGGTGCGCGCGTAGCCAATCGCCGAGGGACGGGCGGCGATGCCCGTCGCGCCCGGTCGTGGCAGGCGCGACGATCATCGCGTTGAGCACGGCTTCCTGCGTCGCTTCGACCGCGGCGCGGAAGAGTGTGTCGATCCGGTTCTCGTTGAGCGCGCGCAGCGGGACGAGGTCGGCGGGTTGGTCGTGATCGATCGGGTCGGCCGTGGAGAAGGCGACCGCGATGTCGCCGCTGCCATTGCCCCAGAAGGCGCCGAGCCGGGCGAGTCCGGCGCCACCCCGCCGCGCGATCCGGTGCAGCTGCCGAGATTCCAGCGGTACGTCGGTCGCGACGACGAGGATCACCGAGCCGCGCTCGCCCTGCGGCTTCATTTGCGACGGGGCAGGGCGACGTCCGTCGGGCAGGATCAGATCGCCGGCATTGCCGAAATTGGCGAGTGCCAGAACACCGAGCGTATAACCGGTTCCATCGAGGGCGAAGCGGCGCGAGGCCGTGCCGATGCCGCCCTTGAAGCCGAAGGCGCTCATGCCTGTGCCGGCGCCGACCGCGCCTTCCGCGACGGGGCCGGACGCGGCGGCGTCGAGGGCCGCGAAGGCGTGTTCCATCGTCAGCGCGCGGGCCCGGATATCCGAAAGATAGCCGTCATTGCATTCGAGCACGATCGGATTGACCGTGCCGGTCTCGCGGCCGATGTCAGGATTGGCGGCGAGCGCGCGCGTCACCAGCGCATCGAAGCCGGTGCCGACGGCCAGTGTGTTGCCGAGCAGGAGCGGGGTCTCGATCTGGCCGAGCTCGGCGAGCTGCATCAGGCCGGCGCTCTTGCCGAAGCCATTGATGATGTCGACCGCAGCCCGGACCTTCCGGCGAAACAGATTGCCGCCATGCGGCAGCAGGGCCGTGAAGCCGGTGAGGAGATCGCCGTCCCGCATGGTATGATGGCCGAGCTTCACGCCCGGTACGTCTGTAATGGCATTGAGCGGGCCCGGCTGCATGATGCCGCAGATGAGGCCGAAATCGCGAGCGCGCTGGGGCATGGGTTCCGATCCGGATCGACAGGCGCGACGGGCTTAGCTCATCTCTTCGTCCGGCGGGAGCCGGTTTGCCGCATGGTCCCAATGAACACCGGCATGTTGCGGAGGTCCTGATGACATCCGAAGGCTTCGATCCGGGGCGTTTCATCACCGCTCAGGAGCGGATTTACGCTGCGGCGTTGGCCGAACTGCAGGCCGGATGCAAGCAGATGCACTGGATGTGGTTCATCTTCCCGCAATTGCGCGGGCTCGGCCTCTCGCCGACCTCCCAGTTCTATGGGCTCGCGACGCTTGAAGAGGCGCGGGCCTATCTCGCTCATCCCGTTCTCGGGAGGCGGCTCAAGGCCTGCACCCAGGCCGTTCTAGCGCATGAAGGCCAGACCGCCCGCGCGATCTTCGGCTCGCCGGACGATCTGAAGCTGCGCTCGTCGATGACGCTGTTCGACCGGGCCGATGGCGGTGCCAACACCCCCTACCGCGCGGTACTGCACGGCTTCTTCGGCGGCGAGGCCGATCCCCTGACGCTGGAGTTGCTGCGCCGCGCATGAACCGGCTCGGGTGCGGATCAAATGGTGCCCGAGCGCGTTATGCATGGCGCAAACGGGGGCGATCATGAATCCGGACAAGGTGATGAGTTCGGCGGCACCGGCAGATTCGGGGCCGGACAGCGGTGTCGGCGGTCACGCGGGCCTTCCGGCGAACTGGCCCCAGATCGTTGCCCTGCTCGGCACCGTCGCGGTGCTCTATGTCGCACGGGAAGTCTTCATCCCCCTCGCGATCGCGGTTCTGCTCACTTTCGCGCTGGCGCCGCTGGTTTCGATCATCCGCCGCGCCGGCGTCTGGCGCACGCCGGCGGTCATCGCCGTGGTCACGGCGGCCTTCATCGGGATCGCCGCGTTCAGTTTTCTGGTGGTGAGCCAGCTTTCCGAGCTCTCCGGGCAATTGCCGACCTATCAGGCCAATATCCTGGAAAAGGTCCGCAGCCTCAAAGATGCCGGCGCCGGCCATGGCGTCATCGCCCAGATCACCGAGGCGGTCGAGCGCGTCGGCCGCGAGATCGGCCGCAGCGGCGATGCCGCCACCGGGCAGCGCGACGGTGAGGGCAGCGGTCCGCTTCTCGTGCAGATCTACTCGCCCGAGCAGCCGATCCAGATCCTGACCAGCATGATCTCGCCATTGATCGGCCCGCTGGCGACGGCGGGCCTCGTCATCGTGGTCGTCATCTTCATGCTGCTGGAGCGCGAGGACCTGCGCGACCGCTTCATCCGCCTCGTCGGCTATAGCGACCTGCACCGCACGACGGAGGCTCTGCAGGAAGCTGGCAGCCGGGTCGGCCAGTACCTCTTGATGCAGCTCGTCGTGAACGTGACCTATGGGGTGCCGGTCGCGCTCGGCCTGTGGTGGATCGGTATTCCCAATGCCGCGCTATGGGGCGCGCTCGCCATCGTCATGCGGTTCGTGCCCTATATCG contains the following coding sequences:
- a CDS encoding GntR family transcriptional regulator, which translates into the protein MPSKRKTGKAATRRAALATEIAQAIRLRMFRPGEWLRQIDLEERFEATRFDVRSALDELAVRKTIEHVPNRGYRVAEIDYKTYEEIQAIRIILETAAAAGVVARIDDASIARLAELAVQFSAAVLTGSRMEQSEINRGFHQLMYSFCGNAVLEETIWGLRDRARGSRTTVWSSHEALLRSDEEHRQMVQALKLRDAGRLAALIATHVDKGGTSEPAAIALG
- a CDS encoding P1 family peptidase; protein product: MPQRARDFGLICGIMQPGPLNAITDVPGVKLGHHTMRDGDLLTGFTALLPHGGNLFRRKVRAAVDIINGFGKSAGLMQLAELGQIETPLLLGNTLAVGTGFDALVTRALAANPDIGRETGTVNPIVLECNDGYLSDIRARALTMEHAFAALDAAASGPVAEGAVGAGTGMSAFGFKGGIGTASRRFALDGTGYTLGVLALANFGNAGDLILPDGRRPAPSQMKPQGERGSVILVVATDVPLESRQLHRIARRGGAGLARLGAFWGNGSGDIAVAFSTADPIDHDQPADLVPLRALNENRIDTLFRAAVEATQEAVLNAMIVAPATTGRDGHRRPSLGDWLRAHLS
- a CDS encoding ABC transporter substrate-binding protein, whose protein sequence is MNRLLVSAFALALSGGALHSQTLTAVLNADIRSTNPGVNRDGNTDAVVLHMVEGLVGYAEDGSVGPLLAEKVDISPDGKTYTFHLRKGVKFHNGATMTSADVLWSWNRYMDPKTDWRCVSDFDGRNGLKIVSATAPDADTFVMEIDKPNGLFLDSLARADCGDTAVLHKDSVKADGSWDKPIGTGPFMLGEWKRGQSVQLLAFDQYVSPKGDKRDGYIGSKRPLVKEARFMVIPDAATVKAGLLAGSLDMALMPESDVPDLKNAPNLALAIAPNPVRHGLIIQTRDPVMKNQALRQAIAAAIDFPELVANVSNGLGKPNNSPVYMTSKYYGDVEKQGFKYDPAKAKELLQKAGYKGEKIVILANKRSSAPSFNTAVIAQAMMQAAGINAEIEMLEWATQLDRYNKGNYQMQAFSYSARFDPALGFEQISGPKDKQPRKIWEDPEALALIQKSMVVTDTAERQKIFDELHKRFIEQVPTIFTHNDLDIIAHNKRVTGVTPWASQLRLWEVSVAK
- a CDS encoding aminopeptidase, yielding MTVHQRPQAIDSAKLDKLAEVAIRIGLNLQPGQDLFLTAPVAALPLVRRIAEHAYKAGAGIVTPLLSDEEITLARYRNAPDASFDKAPGWLYQGVAKAFSENTARLAIVGDNPMLLADEDPAKVGRAAKANSLAYQPALEKIAGFDINWNIIAYPSAAWAKQVFPDDAEEVAVGKLAEAIFAASRLNEADPVAAWKAHNAALRSRRDWLNGQRFASLHFTGPGTDLIVGLADGHDWQGGASPAKNGIVCNPNIPTEEVFTTPHARRVEGYASSTKPLSHQGSLIDEIRVRFEGGRIVEAKASRGEQVLNKVLDTDEGARRLGEVALVPNSSPISKSGILFYNTLFDENASCHIALGQCYSKCFVDGASLTLEQIAAQGGNKSLIHIDWMIGSGEVDIDGIHADGRRVPVFRKGEWA
- a CDS encoding ABC transporter substrate-binding protein; this translates as MMRRTTATALAAALLCGGLGQIAEASTLRIQLRADIRSINPGVNRDANTDGVIVQMVEGLVAYGEDALPKPLLAEKIDISPDGKTYSFTLRHGVKFHNGAPLTAADVLWSWNRYMDPKTDWRCLSEFDGRGQVKVEKVSAPDDRTVLFQLDKPSALFLSSLARTDCAMTGILHKDSVKADGSFDKPIGTGPFKLAEWKRGEYIRLERFADYAALSGKIDGLTGAKKPLVDEVRFLVIPDNATAKAALLRGDIDIVPDIANTDIAELKKNDKVRTSVVSSMGLVGLIIQTRDPLLQNVKLRQAIAAAIDAKELVATITDGIGTPNNSIVPMLSAYYGPVEKQGWKYDPAAAKKLIAEAGYKGEKIVMLANKRYPESFDAAVVAQQMLQAVGLNVEIEVLEWATQLDRYSKGNYTMQAFPYSGRMDPALSYDSMTGPKDKQPRKLWDNPEVQALLDKSMVLNDRAERQKIFDELHKRFLAEVPMVMLYNGIVGGAMSTKTKGYVSTVSSLPRAWEVTVGE
- a CDS encoding DUF1810 domain-containing protein encodes the protein MTSEGFDPGRFITAQERIYAAALAELQAGCKQMHWMWFIFPQLRGLGLSPTSQFYGLATLEEARAYLAHPVLGRRLKACTQAVLAHEGQTARAIFGSPDDLKLRSSMTLFDRADGGANTPYRAVLHGFFGGEADPLTLELLRRA
- a CDS encoding GntR family transcriptional regulator; the encoded protein is MTMPTRLQQEIAERILQLVRDDALATGAWLNENATARRLGVSRTPVRAALDHLAEQGVVRRHLNKGIEILKLPAAGDSVLPPEEIDLAMVRLAHERENGLLPDEVSELEVMRRYELGRPEAQKLLARLADLDMVERKPGYGWRFLHEPRDQRLREESYRFRLIIEPMAMLEPGFHLDPGWIAEMRARHAETLRQPWRESSSIAFYEMNADFHEGLAAATGNRYFHSAVRRQNQLRRLSNYDWDHGFERVQVNCTEHLGMLDHLEAGENEVASALMRSHLLRASKLRPPAKPGKSVD
- a CDS encoding C45 family peptidase; the encoded protein is MVQPCPFVDVSGTPYERGRQHGAAVPQRVKRSIKLYGGQLGGLGYDAAAKSALIAEFAKEIEAFGARYIEEMRGIADGAGVALEDIVMVNARTEVIAKARLVKNKPVEAKEELDDGCTGAIILPERSASGELIHGQNWDWRAECAETAIVLRVRRDDGPDFLTFVEAGGLARCGMNAAGISITANYLESERDFTQGGVPLALIRRKVLEQEHLAFAIKAVATTPKACSNNMMLSTVKGFGIDFECAPDEAFPLYPQDGMIVHANHWVGQIALTKIKDTGIPRVPESFYRDWRVRKLLDEAGRKLTVGDLKQALFDDFLSPYSVCRPARPNEQGNLSATVAMVIMQPAMGIMEVAPLPAQNRVFTRYSLTEDPVLLAEAAE
- a CDS encoding hydrolase, which encodes MAEQSDKQDGGAAARAKALYEYGPTSIYAAKHDPRFAYCLYVPPNLGKTGEKPELIVAMHGTGRGFTGYRDAFSAFARWNNCIILAPLFPIGVMGDGNRDGFKYMREGELRYDHVLLAIIEEISDRYGIAFERFGLFGYSGGGHFAHRFLLLQPHKLWGVSIGAPGSVTLLDPTRDWWVGTRNLAALFGQEPNIPAMQKVAVQMVVGAADLETWEITHKPGGRNWMPDANHAGATRPERLATLRDSFQQHGIGVRFDLVPNTPHDGLKVVPVVEDFFAGELAKLRSARKAA